TTTATGCCGAGCCGTCCTTAGCTTGGGGTGGTTATCATTATCATTAAAGAATTGTGTAtctataatttaaaattccatTATAAAAAGGTGGAAAATGTGAAATGTGCATCATATCCCAATCTCATCATTGTGTTTGCAAAATGATGCATGCCTTTGCTATTTTCAATGTCAAGAATGTCTCCAATTTCATAGGGTATGTATATCATTggcaagaaaaatataaagggaAATCTCTGATATAATCactttctgtttctttctgCAGTTTTGCCTTGACAATTTCTGTTTCTTTCCCCTTTTCCTTTCAAATTgcacaaggaaaagaaaagtctcGCCCAACTTgtttattgtatttttgttgcttttgtaTTGCTTGTCTATTGTCACTTTATTGCTTGTTTATTGCTTTTGTATTGCTTTCGTATTGCATGTCTGTTACCACTTTATAATCTACGTGACATTACAATGGAGTGGAGCCTTGATTTTGGGTTggttttcttaattaatataatttgttGCAGGGGAAACTATGagtttgatttataaaaagGACGTGATGTCCTTAATGGAATCACATTCTTACACTAATagataatcaataaaaaagcAATAATGGAATCACATTCTTACACCAATAGCTGAACACAAATCAATCATATTGAAGAGATACATATATGGTGCTTGTTGTACCTTATTTATATGATAATGAATAATGATCTAGCATTTTCCTTATACAAAATAACCTTATACAATCAAGcattttcttttacaaaatATCCTTATAAGTTCATTCACAAGACATACTTGAAAAAATAGGtgataaaaaacaaatataagtGCAATAACCAAGCAATACCACAACACTACTCTGGCAATACGATAACAATACAAATGCAATAGGGGAGCAATACAATGACAATACAAAAACTCCACATTCCCACTATATATTCATAATCTACAACATATTACAAAAAGGATGTGACGTCCTTAATGGAATCACATTTTACACTCCTATATCAAAATACCCTCGAGCAAGGAATGGGCGGAAAGGCTTCTGTAAAAGTTGAGGTATAATGATCTTCCTCTattcaaaaaataacaatCATATCTGTTTTTGCgtaatgatttttattttgggtcaTTTAAGCATAGAATCCTTCAGGTTTTGGGTAGAGTTCTGATAATTCCTTGTGATGTTCTGAGACCACAATTGAACTTCATTatttaacccaaaattttcttaGAAGTGAAAGACACATGACAGTGACATAACCAACTGGTATCAGACCAATTATGATAGGGTACATCCACTATTGGCGAAGCAAGATTAATAAATGTGTTTGGCAAGGTGGGAGTCAATCGTAGAAACATGTAGTTCAAAAGTCCCTCTCTTCTTTTAGCCACctggaagaaaaaataaatgactCACTCCTATTTTTGAAGTTAGTATCAATGAGAGATATGGAGACATTTGAATTTACCTGGTTTTGGAAAAAGTGCAGCTTGTCAGGCCAAAGAGAGAAGACAATGGGTCTCCCTATCAACTTTGACAAGAAATAACAAGAAGATGCACTAGCAGTGGCATTGAAAACCACCAAAACTACACCtttgaaaaccccaaaaaggGAACCAGCAAGCAAGGACATGAATATAGCACCAGGGATCATGAAAGTTTGcataaatatataaaccatGCAGTACCCCAACAGAACCGGAGCAGTGTAGTCACTTGTGTAGTCCTCCAGGTGAACTCTACCCAGAAGAAGACAAcgaaacaataaataaataaaactgacAAAATACTATGAAACTAATATTCCACaatctctttgtaaatgaagAACATACAGCAGGGACAAAACACAATACATCATTCGTCAAACTAGGGGAGTAGATTAGTTATAACAAACCACGTTTTTGTGAAACCTACTTGTTTGATTGTCGagacatgaaaaaaaaaatacttgtttGATTGCCAGAGTTTATTTTTTAGCTTACATTCTTTGTTCTTTACTCCTACTTTAACTATACTAAGTCAAGGAAACAACAATCTCATCCCCAATTTCCTATGTTGCCTTTTATAGTGAAGAGactatatattaatatttaaggGTGTGACACACACACAAGTTAGAACCAGAGATTGGTAagcaagaaaaacaatattttacTTCCACAGTCTTCATCCCAGTTCCCGCCCATATAATGAAACCACTGTATGGTACCATAAGAACCATAACCCATAACAACGACGAGATTATAGCATATTACCAGGCAAACTAGCAAAGAATTTATAATGATCATGCACTTGCATCGAACAGGAGTTCAATGAACTCAGGAGCTTTCTACTAAACAGTTCCTAAAATTGGGTGTTCTGGTTCAAGTTTATGATACTCACAGAGTCGattttcattcaatttcaaGTACACTTAAAAGCATGCTCTCACATTCCAAAGTTTTCAACCATTCTATGAAACCCTCCACAACTTCATTCCACAAACAACAATTCATAGTCCATTCTAATTCAATGCATGAATGTCATACAAAACaggattgagcaaattactATCACAATATTCGATGAGTAAACTTCATTGTCAATTATCGGGGAAAAAAGATTATCCAGGAATTGAAATAAACCTCTGATAATTATCAAGAGCTGTATGCATGCATATACATACACATAAACAAAGAGAGAATCTTTACAAAGAAAACtgatcatttttaaaaaagaagaccACTCCAAGATTTAAAATATACTTTAATATATCTTATTTAACTCCAGCACTATAAACCCATATGCAATTGGTCAGCTACGTGAGAACAGAAGCAATAGAACAACAACCCAGAAACAGACAATTGAAAGAATCCCAAAAGAAACACATACACAAATTGAAAAGCTCACAAAATGATttcaacaaaaacagaaacgCAAAAGTCCAAATGTAATCAGAACAGCAAggttataaataaatacctGGATGCCCCGTTTCAACGATCCGAGACAAGAACCCGATATCCCACTGCGGCAAGAATGGACATTTTGGAACTGATCCACACCGAGCTTCTTGGTAATGATTCCACAGTGAAGTAAATGCTATCAGAAGGCGGCAAATCGACTCTGATTTCGTCCATTGTGTCCATTATTTCTTCTgctggaaagaaaaaataaaggattAAAACTTAATGGACATGTATTCAAGGCTTTGGCaaagcttttatttttctgggttGGATTTGTAAGACGAGATAACCCTGGGTAGGGGATAAagattgagaatttttttttggggaaattgACACAAAGATGGTTTTCGCGAGAGAGGGAGAAACagagtggtggtggtcgtGGAGCGACGATGGAGAGATAAACcgctgagagaggaagagagaactGAGACAGAGCGAAAGTAATTATATCTCCACAATAGATATACTTTTATATAGGAATGACAATTTTCTCCGCGGGTAAGGGTCTTCGCAGGAATTCGACGCTAGTGGATCAAGTATGAAGGACATAAAATGGGTATTGGGAATTTTTTGAGTACGTTCGGGGAGGGGCGGGGATGGTATTTTAATCCCCAACCCGAACCCTCCCTTTTTAGGATATATATTCCATGACTGGAACAGGGGGATACACGTTACACCACGATTTTGAATCAGAAGAGAGATTTTAAGAAATGGCAGATCTAAGGAAAAGCACTTGCCATTCATTGGTTATTAGGGGCATCTCGAAAATGTCCAGGTCGAAATATGATTTTCAAATTAAGTTCCGAATTAGTGGATGCTGCCAACGAATACCTCATTCAAGAATTGTTTTTgatccaatccaataaaaaagacaaatcCCTTATGATACACCAGATCTGGCTCGGTTATTGATAGAGTGAATAGATCTGCCAGAGAGCTTTCATTAAGGaaatttgagggacaccccttGTATGCTCCACttcggattgtatttcactaatccaaaccgtctattttatagatactcattcaaagatcatctctacaaaaaatcacttgaatccaatatcatgtgaccactcaattgagttattgaaattttagtactttcttaaagcactgtgttcattgattttgtaagacacaattagATTTCGAAACGGTttctgatttgtctaattttttgtaaggatgatctatgaatgaatacctaaaaaatagatggtttgaaTTATTGGGAAAAGAATTGTAGGGTAtcctaaagggtgtccctcaaatttttatttgagggatccctcaatagaaggggattgtatatatatatatatatgtatatattgtagtatatataaatatgctaTTAAAGTGATTGTATCGAAttagttttatattttatattattatattatatacttatataatttatacaaATCTTAAGCCACActgcttatttatttagttaactTCCAGTACATATATAAACATTCTTATATTGTCTTATaagtatatattatatatattcattatcTTGTCTTagtacatttttttctttcgacaAAGTTgttatatattgatttttaCTTCCGTAATAGGGCGGATCAGGAAACCCATTTCCCAACAAAAGGGGAGATGGGGAATCCCCGATATGAATATTGCGGGTATGAAAGCAAGAATGGAAAAAAAAGCTTAATGAGAATGAGGATAGGAATGACATACCCACTTCCGATTCATTGCCATCCCTATATATGGAGGGCAATTACGCAATTTCAAGTCCCAAAATGATTATATGTGAATAAGATTTGTAAAGTGATCATTTGAGAATAAAAGTTAGGCAAAATGATTTTATGGCAACTTGCAGATGTGTCCAAACCTGTTGGCCAGATTTTCAAGTTATCTTATTGACTCGTTGTTGTAGATTTGTCCTTTTGCTCCttgttatttttctaaatCTTTACCtagattattttttcttttagttgtGTTTGCAGCTACGAGAACCGCTGGATCTAATCTAATGGTGTGAGTAATGATGTGGTTGAGTGGTCCTTACGGTTGGCAGGTGAACGGGCTGGACAGAATTTATGGGTAAACAAAGACAAGGTTCACTCATTTCCTTCtgaatcttttctttttgttgataaTCTATTGAAGAAAGTTGTTTCCATGGCTGATCCAGTTGTGTCCCCTCTCCTCAAGGTGCTGTTTAAGAGGTTCAATTCTCTCGCCGATGCTTTCCTCCACGACTTCAACTGGGAAAAGATGAAGGATACATTAGAAGAGCTCAGATCCGTAGTTCTTGAAGTGGAAGAGCAATCGCTGAAGAACCAGTCGACCAAGTTCTGGCTGATGCAGATCAAAGACATTGCTTACGATGCTGACGGTCTGGTTGATGATTGGGAGCTGTTGAGGATGAAGTCGAGGAAGAAGGTATGCAATTGCCTTCCCCTCTACTGGCACAGAAGCGCTGCAAAGATGACGGGTCTTCTGTCAAGATTCGAAGAAGTAGGGAGTAAATATCACCTGTTTGATGCTTCTAAATCTGTCGAAAAAAGCCCCAGTTTCAACGTCAACGCACAGTCTTCTTCTTTCGTATCCGATGAATCTGTTTACGGGAGGTATgaagataaagagaaaatCCTGGTTATGTTATTTGGCAGTTACCATCAGGATCTTAATGTGATCCCAGTTGTGGGTATGGGAGGGATCGGAAAGACAACCCTTGCACAACTTGTTTACAACGATGATAGGGTGAAAGCACACTTTAACTTGACGATCTGGGTTACTGTGGGCGTAGAATTCGATCTTGTGAGGATTGCTGAAGCGATTTTGTGTGATTCAACTGGCAGGTCGCAAAAGTTATCCAACATGGATGCTTTAGAGACTGCTGTTAGAGATGTGCTGCGGGGAAGTAGATTTTTATGTGTGCTGGACGATGTATGGTCTCAAAACCATTCCCAATGGGAAATCCTGAGGGGATGGTTCAGTGCAGGTGCTTCAGGATCTGCTGTTATATTAACTACACGCAACATAAGTATTGCAAGTTTCATGACGCGTGGTAGCATCTATTGCTTAGAACCTCTGTCTGAGGAAGTTTGTTGGAGTATTTTTGGAAGTTTAGCATTTGGATATATGACGCCGAAAGCTGAATTGGAAGAGATTGGTAAGCAAATTGTTAGAAGGTGTGGAGGACTGCCGCTTGCCATTAAAACCCTGGGTGGCTTAATGCGCTACAAAACACAAGTACATGAGTGGTTATCTATCATGAATAATGATATATGGGATAACTCTGATATTTTAGCAGTTTTGAAGCTGAGCTACGATCATCTACCTGCACATCTGAAGCAATGTTTTGCCTATTGTTCAGTATTCCCAAAGGACTACGCATTCAACAGGGAGAAATTAATCCGCTTGTGGATTGCAGAAGGATTTGTTGAATCAACCTTCGGGGAGGAGTTGGAGGATGTTgctgatgaatattttgtggAATTATTGCACCGTTCCTTCTTTCAGGACAGAATGACAGATCCTAATGGTATCACAGTGGAGTACCAGATGCATGATTTAATGCATGATCTTGCACAGTGCGTTGTTGGGGTTGAGTCTGCAATCGTGGAAGAGAAAGATTCACTGCATGTCTCAGAAAAGGTTCGTCGTATCTCTTTAGTTCATGAATCTGGGAGTTCAAAAATTCCGGAAAGAGTCTATGGAGCTAAGAAATTGCGGACATTGTTTTCCTTCTCCGGTAAGTTCGAGAGAATCCCTCTTCCTTTCCTAAATTTGCGATACCTGCGAGTCTTAGGTTTATCCCAAAGAGGCATTCATGAGTTGCCAGACACCATTGGTACTTTAAATCATCTGAGATACCTTGATCTCTCtcatacatatattaaatcGATTCCAGAATCTATTGGTAAGCTGAAATATTTGCAGACTTTGGAACTTTCTGAGTGCTACAATCTCGTGGCGTTACCCAAGGCTATTTGTCTTTTAACAAACCTCAGGCATCTGGATATTAGGTCATGTTCTTTGATTCACATGCCATCAGGGATTGGAAAATTAAGTTTTCTTCAAAATCTGCCAGCATTCATATTAGGGAAGCAAGCTAACTGTGCTGAACTAATTGAGCTGCGCGGTCTCAACCTTAGAGGGAGGTTAGACATTAAGAATCTTGAGAATGTGATAAATTCGGCACATGCTCGAGAAGCAGGGCTCCTACAGAAGCTAAGGCTTCGCTCTTTGGGTTTATCATGGGGTCGCAATGCCCATTTGGCGGCTGCTGCATTATCTTTTGAAGTATTAGAAGGCCTTGTGCCACCCCGGGGTTTAGAAGTGCTGGATATAACAGGATACAATGGTAAAGTGTTTCCATCTTGGATAGCAAGTTGTCTCTCGAATGTAGTAAAGGTTTCTCTGATCAACTGCAGTTGTCAACAACTTCCCCCACTGGGGATGCTTCCATTCCTTAGGGATCTCTTTATAAAAGGGATGCCTGCAGTGTGCAGTATAAGTTATGACTTTTATAAGAACTGTAATGATATAGCCTTCCCAGCATTGAGACAGCTTGAGCTTTATGATATGCCTAATTTGTTGGAATGGAAATTGGATGAAAAAGTTGAATCATTCCCTTGCCTTGACACGCTAACAGTGAAAGGGTGCAGTAAGTTGACTGGCTTACCATCCATTCCACATCTCAGTAACTTAGCCCTGTGGCACAGTGATGAACTACTACTTGCCTCGTTGGCCCATCTGACTTCACTTTCCACGCTCGCTCTAAACGGATTACGAGATCCTAAGGTTTTCCCCTGGGATATGGGGAGTTTGAATTATATCAAGCAACTAACGATGTATGATTGCGACAATCTGGAGTCTCTGTTTGAGGACATGAGAGGGTTTAGTTCTCTTCAACAATTAAGTATTTTATACTGTCACAAATTGGAATCCCTGCCTGTGGGGCTGAGGTACCTTGATTCACTTAAAAGGCTTGATATTGTGGGGTGTGAACAGCTGGCTGATATCTTAGACATTATGCACTGCCTTTCTTCTCTTGAGGAGTTGATCATTGAGGGATGTCCCATGTTGCGTTCATTCCTTTACACAGATAAGCCTATCCGTCTCCAAAAGTTGGTCATCAAAGGATGCCCTCAATTAAAGATCAACAGTGGAGATTTCATCACTGAAGAAGATATCCTCTGGGAGTCTGATACTCGAGAAGCACATATTCCACGAACTTGATGACATCGCTTCCTTCAGGTCTGTCTATGTAAGCCCCCTTAAATTCTCATTCTATCTTTGATCTTGTTCTTTCTACATTCCAAATGATGTTCCTCGTTTGGTTTTTGCTTTACAATGATACCCCGGCCTCCTGTTTGTTCCAAATTCCTAGGTCTTTTATGTGAAATGTTGGTGCTGTTTGGAAAAACACATCCTTTATTAGCTACAAGGGCTTATTGTAGGTGGTTCTAAATGTCTGCTTGTGCACAGATGGATTGAAGTATGAGTACATATTTGAGGCATATCATTTTATCACAAGATATTGCAATGCAGAATGGAGGTGCTTTTCCTGGGAAGAGTACCTGGTGGTGTATACTAGTGTTAGTGCTAAGGTGGCGCTTTGTTGTTAATGctgttttatctttttctgtAAGGCCATGTGTGTTACTTCCATCTCTTTaaatcagaaaacaaaactgaaaatcTAAGACATAAATGTCAGCATAAGAATGACTGAATGGCCCAGAAgcttattgttattatttactAAAGCTAAACTTGTTTTGCTGAAtattttaacttgtttttcgaCTCCTTCATATATTTTACTTTGGttgcttattttattttcttcccttGCTGTTCTGCTCCAGGTTTGTTGGTTTGCTGTCGCAGATGAATGAAGCAGTTGGGCAGTTTGAAAGCAAAACGTGCTTTCACTTTTGTTGGAGGTGTCATGAGGGCATATTTAATAACGTAATTGGTTTTGCTGAGAAGGGGATGCACCAGTTTGGTTGATGCCGTTGCTTGAGAAGGATAGGGAGGTGGGGTAGTTGGGTATAGGCTTTAATTGAGCTTCtgtggtactctttttccttggcCAAATTTTCCTATCTCGAGGTTTATTTTTGggaaggttttaatgaggccgCATTTTAGCTCACTTGTCTCCAGTATTTTGTAATATGTACTCTGATTTGTACCATGAACGaaattcttctttttgataaaaacctcatgtaaaaatcatatatatggAAAGGGTTTGGTATCTGGCGATTTACCTTGATCTCAGCTGTCCAATAGTAGCATATGTTGGATTTGTAAAAATCCAACCCTCTTCTACTTGGTCCTTGCTGTTTCCATCCAATTCCAAACATGTAGACGTGCACATTTTCCAATTCCAAACATGTAGACGTGCACTGAAAATGTGAGTATCCTAATAGTAAGTAATAACTGAATCAAGTGCTGCTATTGACCTGTTTTCCAAATGCAACAGGTCGGAGATGCAATCCGGCCCTTCGAAGAACTAGATTGATCAATTTTATCACGAAAGGGCCCTGAACTTTTTAAGTTATTTaactcttaaattaattactGTGGTCTTTCATCTTTTGGTCAATTTGGTCATTGCAATCACATTCCATCAAAACCTTCATTAAAATTGTTCACGCGATGGCAACTTTCAAGGGTTTGGTATCTGACGATTGtttgtatttataaaaaaaaaattaaaaaaaaaaattaaaaaaaacccaacttgACAAAACTTACTGGACGCGAGACTCTGCTTTGCTTGCCCTGGAGGGAAACTTACCGTTAAAATTGTTAATGCTTTTCACATTCAAGGCGTTCCCAATTGATTCGTTCCCGATTGGTAGCTACGTCGATGgaacaagaagaagcagaCCCAGCAGCAAAATCACGTGCACAACGGTACCGTATCACTGCTTAAACACTGCATTGCTCAGAAGCAACAATTTCTGTATTTCATAGAAGCACTGAGTTTGCATGCACTCATTTTCTAAGCAACTTCTTGGGCTTCATaaaacctctctctcctatTATTCTCATCTAATTGATCACTGTTTGTCActaaaatctttaaatttttccAAAGTTATACATGCCCAGTTGATAAAAGTGGGGTTTAACAGCCATACTTTTCTGGGTAACCGTTGTCTCGATGTTTACTTTCGGTTTGGTAACACCCTGTACGATGCATTGAAAGTGTTTGATGAGATTACCGATAAGAATATTGTGTCTTGGAACATTTGCTTGAAAGGGTTCTGTCGATTTGGTGAGCTTCAAAGGGCACACAATATGTTCGCTGAAATGCCTGTTAGAGATGTAGTTAGTTGGAACTCGATGATTTCAGGTTGTGTTTCAGGTGGGTTTTTTGATAATGCATTCTGCCTTTTCTCAAAAATGCAAATCGCGGGTATGAGACCAAGTGAGTACACATTCTCAATTGTAATGTCGCTTGTGACGTGTTCCTGTCATGGTAAGCAAATTCATGGTCGTATGATTAGGAATGGTATGAATTTATCAAATTTGATACTCGGGAATTCTTTGATTGACATGTATGGAAAGCTTGGATGTGTGGATTATGCTTTTGGTGTGTTTTTCACTATGGAGGAGGTGGATATTATCTCATGGAATTCTTTGATATCGGGTTGTCATAGATCAGGGTATGCAGAGCTGGCACTAGATCAGTTCTTTCAGATGAGAAGCACCAAGCATTCACCTGATGAGTTTACAATATCATCTGTTATCAACGTTTGTTGTAACTTGCCTAATTTGGAAAAGGGTAAGCAAATATTTGCTTTCTGCTTGAAGGTGGGGTTCTTATCTAATAGCATTGTATCAAGTGCTGCTATTGATCTGTTCTCCAAGTGCAACAGATTGGAGGATGCAATCCGGCTCTTTGAAGAACTAGAATGGTGGGATTCAGCTGTTTGCAATTCCATGATTTCAAGCTATGCACGGCATGACTGTGTGGAGGATGCTGTGCGGCTTTTTGTGTTGACCTTGAGGGAGAACCTGAGGCCAACCGAGTTTACACTTAGCAGTTTGCTTAATTCTGCGTCCATTTTTCTTCCAGCAGAGTTGGGTAGCCAGATCCATTCTTTGGTTGTTAAGTTAGGTTTCGAGTCAGATCCAATTGTTGCTAGTTCACTTATTGATTTTTACAGTAAAGTTGGATTAATAAATTATGCCATGAAAATCTTTGCAAATGTGGGTGTGAAAGATTTGACATCTTGGAACACGATGATTATGGGCATGGCTCACAATGGTAAAGTATTTGAGACCCTGAACGTTTTCGAGGAATTGATTAGTGAAGGCATTGCACCAGATAAATTAACACTAGCCGGTGTTTTATTAGCTTGCAACCTTGGGGGTTTAGTTGATGAGGGAATGACAATGTTTTTATCCATGGAGAAGGAATATGGAATCGTACCTCAGGACGAGCACTATATGTCTGTTGTGGATTTGTTGAGTAGTACTGGTAAACTCAAAGAAGCAATAGATATAGTAGCAGAAATGCCTTACGAACCTAGTTCCATGATATGGGAATTGATTCTTCGTGCTTGTGTGATTCATGGAGACTTTAAACTCACTGAAACAGTTGCACAGAGGATGATGCAGTCGGAAGCACAGTCATCTCTACCTTATTTAGTGCTCGCTCAAGCATATGAAATGCGAGGAAGATGGGAAAGTATGGTTCGAGTCAGGAAAGCCATGAAACTTAAAGGTGTGAGGACTGTGATCGGATGTAGTAAAATTGGGATACAGAACCATGTATATACTTTTAAGGCAGACCAATTACAGCCTCACAGAGGTAAGGACATTTATTTGATATTGAGATTACTCTGTTGGGAAATGGAAGCTGAAGATTATACTGACAATTTAACAAATTAGTGCTAAGAGgagaagaatgaagaaaagcaGCAGAGTAAGAGTTCATCTTGttcctattattttatatagttaaCGAATATATTTTTTCCAATCTCATTTAACCGTAGTTATATAAATTGTTTTGGAATGCCAAATTTGTACTGCTAGAGTTGTGCTGATATGTTACTAAACCAATATgctaacaaaaaaaattaaaactacgtagttttaaatttatacaTCAACTATGTAGTTTTAAAAATCCAATGTTTTTGACAGCAGGACATGACTGGGTCAGtaatcaaaatttaaagataGTCTCCGATGCTTGATGGAATCATTGATTTAGCCGACACAGCACTAGCTGTTAGAAAGCATAAGCCAACATAATGCCCAAATTCCTTGCTTTCATCCGATTGGGCCTATTGAAGGCAGCATTTCGCGCCATTTTTTGGTATAATCAGAGAATATCCATGGAATTTATTCCTGGGCATCAGGCATCTGCTCTCCAATGCAAGAGCACAGAGAAGCTtcgaaagaaaaataaaaataaaaaaaattgaaagaatttTTTTCAGGACTCTGGACAACCCTTGCCATTGGCCAAGAAATCATAATCTAAAAATGGGTTTAATCTCTttcaagtttaaatttttaagCCTTCTGAAAAATCATCTTTTAAATAGCATTTTCACCTCCGTAACATTAAAAACAAGCTTCAGATTTCAGACCTTGTTGTGACATATTGTAAACAGTGTCCATGGTGAGCCCAATGACGCCGTCCCATGTTGTTATTGCCTTTGATGCGACCAGGGACAGGGGTGAGCTGGAGCTTACGCTCACTGTCAATAGTCTTCGAATGAGGGGTGACATTTTACATTCAGGAGGTACCATCATTTACCTGGGCGTCTTGCACAGGGTGGTTCACCCCAGTAAGTGTTTGATGAATTGTCTACATGAACTAGAGTTGTTCTTAATTGGTTTTGAATGTATAAATTTGTtatgaatttcattttcacaTGATCGGTTGGTTGGTTATGAAGATGCAAATAACATAGactttatattataaatttcgtctttaattttcctttctgCATTAAAAATTTTCATCACCCATGTCCTTGAAATTTCTTTTGACAAAGCTGATTAATAATTATAAGAGGCATAACCACATACTGGAAAATCTTTCTCATAGGGAGCAAGCAAGTCAAATAGACCAGAGACAACTTTGCCACCATTGATCCTACATGCACCTTCAAATATCTTCTATCTAATTGTGGTTCATTCATCCAATATGCATCTGTGTCCATGAATATTCTGCAATTCGTTTGGTGGATGCTCTCTCATTTTATCTGCAGCTGCAATAACATTAATATGAGCAAGAAATTCTAAAAGTAAGTGTGCTTGTTGCTGATATTTAGTCTCTTTGCTTTTCTTGCCTTTGTTGGAACAGTGGGATATCATTCAAAACCATCCGAATTTTTTGGAACAGGCATTCGTGCAGTGGAGGAAGAAGTTACAAAGAAAGTTGACATGTATGTTAACATGCTTCTTCCGAGTGCCGAAAAGTGTGCAGATCAAGGGGTAATATATTCTCTGAGGTTAAGAATTTCTATTTTAACTGTTTTATGAACTTGTGCTTTCATTATGTTCCTAGATTGGTGGAGTGTTAACTCTCTCTCAACCAGATGTGTCTAGATCTTTGGTATAGTTTCTTTC
The window above is part of the Prunus dulcis unplaced genomic scaffold, ALMONDv2, whole genome shotgun sequence genome. Proteins encoded here:
- the LOC117613459 gene encoding pentatricopeptide repeat-containing protein At1g43980, mitochondrial-like; its protein translation is MHSFSKQLLGLHKTSLSYYSHLIDHCLSLKSLNFSKVIHAQLIKVGFNSHTFLGNRCLDVYFRFGNTLYDALKVFDEITDKNIVSWNICLKGFCRFGELQRAHNMFAEMPVRDVVSWNSMISGCVSGGFFDNAFCLFSKMQIAGMRPSEYTFSIVMSLVTCSCHGKQIHGRMIRNGMNLSNLILGNSLIDMYGKLGCVDYAFGVFFTMEEVDIISWNSLISGCHRSGYAELALDQFFQMRSTKHSPDEFTISSVINVCCNLPNLEKGKQIFAFCLKVGFLSNSIVSSAAIDLFSKCNRLEDAIRLFEELEWWDSAVCNSMISSYARHDCVEDAVRLFVLTLRENLRPTEFTLSSLLNSASIFLPAELGSQIHSLVVKLGFESDPIVASSLIDFYSKVGLINYAMKIFANVGVKDLTSWNTMIMGMAHNGKVFETLNVFEELISEGIAPDKLTLAGVLLACNLGGLVDEGMTMFLSMEKEYGIVPQDEHYMSVVDLLSSTGKLKEAIDIVAEMPYEPSSMIWELILRACVIHGDFKLTETVAQRMMQSEAQSSLPYLVLAQAYEMRGRWESMVRVRKAMKLKGVRTVIGCSKIGIQNHVYTFKADQLQPHRGKDIYLILRLLCWEMEAEDYTDNLTN